A stretch of Deinococcus fonticola DNA encodes these proteins:
- a CDS encoding Rid family hydrolase: MTRPEAVFPAQRHGLYDLHCYSAAIRSGDLLFVSGQVGSHADGSPEPDFEKQVALAFDNLKAVLAAAHCTFDDVVDVTTFHTNPDAQAPVPRHQRAEHHHRRPPDLRGPHAW, encoded by the coding sequence ATGACCCGACCTGAAGCTGTTTTCCCTGCCCAACGGCACGGCCTGTACGACCTCCACTGCTACTCGGCGGCCATCCGCTCCGGAGACCTGCTGTTCGTGTCCGGCCAGGTGGGGAGCCACGCAGACGGCTCACCAGAACCCGACTTCGAGAAACAGGTGGCCCTGGCCTTCGACAATCTCAAAGCCGTCCTGGCCGCCGCCCACTGCACCTTCGACGACGTGGTCGACGTCACCACCTTCCACACCAACCCTGACGCGCAGGCTCCGGTTCCCCGACACCAGCGAGCGGAGCATCACCACCGCCGGCCTCCAGACCTTCGCGGGCCTCATGCCTGGTGA